From the Natronoarchaeum philippinense genome, the window TAATGACGTAATCAAAATCCTTGTTGAGCTGTTCGTATATCCGTTCATAAACCGACGATAGATAGATAACTGACTGCTCGTACGCCGAACAGACCTTGGCTGGCTCTGTCACATTCTCGGCGAAAGCTTGGCCGATGGAAACTCGGATGGGATTTGCTTCATTTGATGGCGGGTAATAGGGCGTGTGCGTTTCCATGATATTCACCGCAAGAAACTCTCCGTTGTTCTGGAAGTTCGTCTTCTGTAGTCGATCCAGAATAGCTTCTCCCCCTCCATCGGCGTTTGATTTTTTGAAACGGCGGTAGCCGTGTTTTAAACTTCTGAACGTCGGTGAATCAGCGGTTACACAGTACCACAGTCCATGGAGATACCGGCTTAGACCGCTTGCGTTGATTCTCTGGTCGAACGCATCCCAGTCAACTGAATTTTCAAACTGTGGGTCTAGGTCCCGCGGCTTAACAAAATGATCGAAACCTCGCTCCCACCCTGGCCATGCAGTGATATTTCCGTTTCCAGTAAAAAACCGAGTTTTATAGCCCTCTTGACGGAGGTGTTCCGCAAGAACAGTCGTGTCGCACTCTAAGCTCGGCGACTTCGCGTGAGTACCAGCCTCAGACGGATACAGGCCTGTGAATAAAGATGCGTGGGCAGGTATTGTCCAGTGCGAAGTGGAGTATGCTGTTGTAAATCGTGTACCGTCTAGCCAGCCGAAATAGTCCTCGAAGTAATCATACCTGAGCGTATCCAAGACCACTACTGCTACATTCGTCATTGGATATTCACGACCTCGGCACAGCCCTTGAAGCTATCGTTGCTCTGTCTCGATTGCTTATTTGTACCCAAGGTTATCGAGCCGTTGCTCAACTATTTCGGAGTCAAGATCTTCACTGTTCACCGGTGGGTCAGCGGTGATCGACCGTCGCTCCGATGATTCGATGACGTGCCACGGAACTTCACGCAATTCCTCGGCGTGTAACCCGCGAGGATGGCCGTATCCCCGAGCTGGG encodes:
- a CDS encoding sulfatase-like hydrolase/transferase, with amino-acid sequence MTNVAVVVLDTLRYDYFEDYFGWLDGTRFTTAYSTSHWTIPAHASLFTGLYPSEAGTHAKSPSLECDTTVLAEHLRQEGYKTRFFTGNGNITAWPGWERGFDHFVKPRDLDPQFENSVDWDAFDQRINASGLSRYLHGLWYCVTADSPTFRSLKHGYRRFKKSNADGGGEAILDRLQKTNFQNNGEFLAVNIMETHTPYYPPSNEANPIRVSIGQAFAENVTEPAKVCSAYEQSVIYLSSVYERIYEQLNKDFDYVITLGDHGEMLGEHGLWNHGYGLYPELTQIPLVISGSEIPDTTRSEPVSILDVHATIGSLTGIDVGGRGQNLLDDDFQPRHRLVEYHGFMNSHREQFKREGAALETFDKRDSPLYGMVTPDGRYGYQDHDAGVQFVGESISSFEETLHEKRKYLDEVDNTAVEPDETVKSRLKDLGYA